The DNA region CGACGAACGCGCGCCGGAGGACCCGCTGGGCGACGACCGCCTGCGCTTGATCTTCACTGCTGCCATCCGTCGCTCGCGCGTCCGGCCCAGGTGGCGCTGACGCTGCGGCTGCTGGGCGGACTCACCACCGAGGAGATCGCCCGCGCCTTCCTGATCCCCGAATCGACACTGGCGCAGCGCATCACGCGGGCGAAGGGCAAGATCCGCGACGCCGGTATCCCGTATCGGGTGCCGTCGGCCGCCGAGCTGCCCGCCCGGCTGGACGCGGTGCTGACGGTCGTCTACCTCATCTTCACCGAGGGGCACACGGCCACCGCGGGTGATCAGCTGATCCGGGCGGACCTGTGCGCGGAGGGGATTCGCCTGGGTCGCGCACTCGCCGAGCTGATGCCCGACGAGCCGGAGGTTTCGGGGCTGCTGGCGTTGATGCTGCTCACCGAATCCCGTCGCGCCGCTCGCACCGGGCCCGACGGCGGGCTCGTCCCGCTACCGGAGCAGGATCGGCGGCGCTGGGATCGGGCGCTCATCGACGAGGGTCAGGCGCTGGTTCGAATGTGCTTGCGGCGCAATCGACCCGGCCCCTACCAGATCCAGGCCGCGATCAACGCCGTGCACGCGGTCGCGCCCACCGCCGAGGACACCGACTGGTCGCAGATCCTCGCCCTGTACGACCAGCTCGAAACCCTCGCCCCCGGCCCGATCGTGGCGTTGAATCGTGCCGTGGCACTGGCCGAGGTGCGCGGTCCGGAGGCCGCGCTCGGCGTGCTCGACGGTCTCGACCTGCGCGATCACTATCTCTTCCACGCTGTCCGGGCCGATCTGCTGCGCCGGCTGGGACGCACGGCGCAGGCCGGGCAGGCCTACGACGCCGCCATCGACCTCGCCCGTAATCGCGCCGAGCGCGAGTTCCTACTCGATCGGCGCGGGATCCTGCGCTAGTCCGGCGCTCCACTTCTCCTCGATGCGCCCGTATCGCCAGGTGAGGACCGCGGCGGCCCAGGTGACCACGAACAGTCCGACGATCAGGAACCCGATCAGGTTCAGGTCGATGCCGGCGATGGCGTCCCACGGGCCGCCGGTCCAGCCGAACTGGTCGGCCAGCAGTCCGAGCAGTTCGATGGTGCCGATGATGAGGGCGACCGCGATCGAGAGCCCCGTGATGGTGATGTTGTAGTAGATCTTGCGCACGGGCTTGGCGAAGGCCCAGCCGTAGGCGAAGTTCATGAAGGTGCCGTCGATGGTGTCGAGCAGGCTCATGCCGGCGGCGAACAGGACCGGCAGGCACAGGATCGCGTACCAGGGCAGCCCCGCCGCGGCGCTGGTACCGGCCAGCACCAGCAACGCGACCTCGGTGGCGGTGTCGAAGCCGAGGCCGAAGAGCAGTCCGATCGGATACATCTGCCACGACTTGGTCACCGATTTCATGATCGGGCCGAGGATCCGGTTCACCAGTCCGCGGCGCGCGAGCTGGTTCTCCAGCTCGGCCTCGTCGAAGTCGCCGCCGCGCATGCGCCGGAAGACCCGCAGAATGCCGACCAGCACAACGATATTGAGGATGGCGATGAGGTAGAGGAACGTCCCCGACACGGTCGTGCCGATCAGCCCGGTGTAGTGGTGCAGCGCCGAGGAATCGTCCTCGACCGGCCCGACGATGGCCTTGACCCCCAGCGAGAGCAGCAGCGCCAGCCCGAACACGACCGACGAATGCCCCAGCGAGAAGAAGAATCCCACCGACAGCGGCCGCTTCCCCTCGTCCATGAGTTTGCGCGTGGTGTTGTCGATCGCGGCGATGTGGTCGGCGTCGAAGGCGTGCCGCATACCCAGCGTGTAGGCGGTCAGCCCGACCCCGATGCCGAGGGTGCGGTCACCGAGGCTGAAATGCTGCGGTGCGACGAAGGCCACCAGCGTGAACCACCCGAGCACGTGCAGGCCGACGATGAACCCGGCCATCGCCGCGAGTCGCATCCATTCCTGCCGGGTCAGCGCCAGCCGGCCGGTCAGGGTTCGAAGGGTTCCGCGCCGCTGTAATGCTGATCCCACCGGGTGCCTCTCCACGCGAACCGAATTCGTCGAAGGTAAACACGACGATCCTCTTGTTGCAACTCATTGGCAAGACGGGGTTGGCGGACGACCGGGTCGAAGCGGCAGACTGTACCCATGGCAGGCGTTCCCGCTCACACCCATGCCCCGGCCCGGCCGGAGAGCAGTTCGCGCGCCTGCTGCTGCGCGACCACGGGCTGCGCTGTACGGCGCCGCGGCTGGCCGTGCTCACGGCACTGGATCGTGCCCGCAAGGACGGCCACCTCACCGTCGCCCAGATCCAGCAGGTATTGACCGAGGCCGGCCACGACGTGGACCTGACCACCGTCTACCGCACCGTCTCGACGCTCACCGACGCGAACGTCCTGCACGCCTTGGTCATCGACGAGCGCGTCACCAGCTACGGCCTCACCGACATGCCGCATCACCACGCGGTCTGCACCCGCTGCGGCGCCATCGACGAGGTCCCCTCGGCGCACCTCGCCGAGGCGTTGGCCGAGGCCCGCGCCGGCAGCCGCTTCGCGCTGCCCGACACCGCGGGACTGACCCTGCACGGGCTGTGCCCGGCCTGCCAGCACGACCGGTGAGGTGAGCGGGCCGCCCGATGGCGTCGAAAGTCCCGCGAACGGCGTGATCTACCCCCTTTGTGCGGGTGGGGACGCACATAGATTTACGCCGTCCGGGCCCGCGCGGGGTGGGCCCGGACCACTTCCGGCAAGTCAGAGCGGGCGAAAGGTCTTGCGGCCGGAATCGGTTGCTTCGCTGACGATGTCGACGAGTACGGTGCGCGCGGTATCCACCTCGCCCGCGCCCGCCCGCTCGGCGAGTCGACGTTCGTAGTCGGCGTGGAATTCGCGCACGGTGCGCAGCATGTCCTCGCCGCGGGGCGCCAGATGCAGCAGTTTGGCGCGCTTGTCGGTCGGGTCGGCGCGGCGTTCCACGTACCCGTGCCGGACCATCTCGTCGACCACCTTGGCCGCGCCCTGGGCGGTGATGCCGAGCTGTTCGCCCAATCGGCTTGCTGTGCAAGGGGATTCGGCGAGGGCGCGCAGCACGTAGCCGTAGGACGCGCCCATCACCTCGTGGCCGTGGGCGGCGAGGTGGGCGTGCAGCTGCTGCACGAACGACTGGTAGGCCTGGCCGAGTAGCACGCCGAAATCCATTTCTTGACGCTCCGTTCGCGGGGACATATATTCAACTGTAGTTGAACACCTTGGTTGAGCATCTGGGAGACACTAT from Nocardia tengchongensis includes:
- a CDS encoding HoxN/HupN/NixA family nickel/cobalt transporter; translated protein: MRLAAMAGFIVGLHVLGWFTLVAFVAPQHFSLGDRTLGIGVGLTAYTLGMRHAFDADHIAAIDNTTRKLMDEGKRPLSVGFFFSLGHSSVVFGLALLLSLGVKAIVGPVEDDSSALHHYTGLIGTTVSGTFLYLIAILNIVVLVGILRVFRRMRGGDFDEAELENQLARRGLVNRILGPIMKSVTKSWQMYPIGLLFGLGFDTATEVALLVLAGTSAAAGLPWYAILCLPVLFAAGMSLLDTIDGTFMNFAYGWAFAKPVRKIYYNITITGLSIAVALIIGTIELLGLLADQFGWTGGPWDAIAGIDLNLIGFLIVGLFVVTWAAAVLTWRYGRIEEKWSAGLAQDPAPIE
- a CDS encoding Fur family transcriptional regulator; protein product: MLQLIGKTGLADDRVEAADCTHGRRSRSHPCPGPAGEQFARLLLRDHGLRCTAPRLAVLTALDRARKDGHLTVAQIQQVLTEAGHDVDLTTVYRTVSTLTDANVLHALVIDERVTSYGLTDMPHHHAVCTRCGAIDEVPSAHLAEALAEARAGSRFALPDTAGLTLHGLCPACQHDR
- a CDS encoding MarR family winged helix-turn-helix transcriptional regulator — translated: MSPRTERQEMDFGVLLGQAYQSFVQQLHAHLAAHGHEVMGASYGYVLRALAESPCTASRLGEQLGITAQGAAKVVDEMVRHGYVERRADPTDKRAKLLHLAPRGEDMLRTVREFHADYERRLAERAGAGEVDTARTVLVDIVSEATDSGRKTFRPL